From the genome of Blautia pseudococcoides, one region includes:
- a CDS encoding AraC family transcriptional regulator, translated as MESIINFNDILALSKKLETERLDRELSVVMVDEYKIDDQLRKSLKNDTYQFPDTFQTKTNKQILTRVQDQFSAKIHIKRTPVYFHKHDFVEILYIYKGHCKQFIENLETCIVLQEGDLFMLNQNVIHALQQEDEQSVLIKMIIPMEWISYEFIQDINHKSALFDFFVSAKSPQREYYNYLQYCCVGDERRLIEGIMTEYYLKQRYFEAAIKSYLQLLMIFLEREQKKYKCCRYRLSHSSLQAGEIIQYIYNHSEHITLEELAHVFSFNQSYLSRVIKENCKMNFHELVRESRLEKAAVLLSSSDYSVEKIAQAVGYQNAVPIYQGIKEKFGCSPAEYRKSYGKMSIENSTNQ; from the coding sequence ATGGAAAGCATAATAAATTTTAATGACATATTAGCTTTATCAAAAAAGTTGGAAACGGAACGACTAGACCGTGAATTAAGTGTAGTTATGGTGGACGAATATAAAATAGATGATCAGTTACGGAAGTCACTTAAAAATGACACCTATCAATTTCCAGACACTTTTCAAACGAAAACAAATAAGCAGATTCTAACAAGGGTACAAGATCAATTTTCGGCGAAAATACATATTAAAAGAACGCCCGTATATTTCCATAAACACGATTTTGTGGAAATTCTTTATATATATAAGGGACACTGCAAGCAATTTATAGAAAATCTTGAAACCTGTATAGTATTGCAGGAGGGTGATTTATTTATGTTAAACCAGAATGTTATTCATGCCTTACAGCAGGAAGATGAACAGTCTGTTTTGATTAAAATGATTATCCCTATGGAATGGATTTCCTATGAATTTATCCAGGATATAAACCATAAAAGTGCCTTGTTTGATTTTTTCGTAAGTGCAAAGTCTCCGCAGAGAGAATATTATAACTATTTACAATATTGTTGTGTGGGTGATGAGCGGCGTCTCATAGAAGGGATAATGACAGAATACTACTTGAAACAACGCTACTTTGAGGCTGCAATAAAAAGTTACCTGCAGCTTCTTATGATCTTTCTTGAAAGAGAACAGAAAAAATACAAGTGTTGCAGGTATCGCTTATCCCATAGCTCTTTGCAAGCCGGAGAGATTATTCAATATATTTACAATCACAGTGAACATATTACATTGGAAGAATTAGCCCATGTTTTTTCTTTCAATCAAAGTTATTTAAGCCGAGTTATTAAAGAAAATTGCAAGATGAATTTTCATGAATTAGTCAGAGAAAGCAGGTTGGAAAAGGCGGCTGTCCTTTTAAGCAGCTCTGATTACTCGGTGGAAAAAATTGCACAAGCAGTAGGCTATCAAAATGCTGTCCCCATTTATCAGGGGATAAAAGAAAAATTTGGGTGTTCACCTGCTGAATACCGGAAAAGCTACGGTAAAATGAGTATAGAAAATTCCACAAATCAATGA
- a CDS encoding aminoglycoside phosphotransferase family protein, whose protein sequence is MESLTKNKQNRETISKMVEKYFSPLKMKNYRELTEGYFNIAYEIHLSNEEQVILKIAPLKEMRVMTYEKNIMSSEVEAMKLAIRHGKIPVPKMLGYDDSCTICNSPYFFMEKLEGKSLNTIKDSLSLEQINRIHVETGEINKRINDILCPVFGYPGQPEFQGKEWYPIFRKMMEAGVNDAQHGNVDLKIPIDQMWLCLDRDKSIFEEVSEPKLVHWDCWDGNIFIHSGKVTGIIDWERSIWGDPLMEVGFRTYAENTCFQKGYGIKRLTKNQERRALWYDIYLMLLVALEYEYRKYETMDSYYYATQMLIKQFEKVQG, encoded by the coding sequence ATGGAGAGCTTGACAAAGAACAAACAGAACAGAGAAACTATATCGAAGATGGTGGAAAAATATTTCTCACCGCTTAAAATGAAAAACTATCGGGAATTGACAGAGGGTTATTTTAATATTGCCTATGAAATTCATTTGAGTAATGAGGAACAAGTGATATTGAAAATAGCCCCATTAAAAGAAATGCGTGTTATGACTTATGAAAAAAATATCATGTCCAGCGAAGTGGAAGCTATGAAATTGGCTATCCGGCATGGTAAAATACCTGTACCTAAAATGCTGGGGTATGATGACAGTTGTACCATTTGCAATTCACCGTATTTCTTCATGGAAAAGCTAGAGGGAAAAAGCCTTAATACTATAAAAGACAGCTTATCATTAGAACAGATAAACCGTATACATGTTGAAACAGGAGAAATAAACAAAAGAATAAACGATATACTCTGTCCTGTGTTTGGGTATCCCGGACAGCCTGAATTTCAGGGAAAGGAATGGTATCCTATTTTTCGTAAGATGATGGAGGCGGGGGTAAATGATGCACAGCACGGAAATGTAGATTTAAAAATACCAATCGACCAGATGTGGCTTTGTCTTGATCGAGATAAATCTATTTTTGAAGAAGTGTCAGAGCCAAAGTTGGTACATTGGGATTGTTGGGACGGAAATATCTTTATTCATTCTGGAAAAGTAACAGGAATCATAGATTGGGAACGGAGCATTTGGGGAGATCCTCTCATGGAAGTGGGGTTTCGTACTTACGCTGAGAATACCTGCTTTCAAAAAGGCTATGGGATTAAAAGACTAACTAAAAATCAGGAACGCAGGGCCTTATGGTATGATATATATTTAATGCTTTTGGTTGCATTGGAGTACGAATATAGAAAATATGAAACGATGGATAGCTATTATTACGCAACACAAATGTTAATTAAACAGTTTGAAAAAGTACAGGGATAA
- a CDS encoding MATE family efflux transporter: MAEEQVKNRLEQDSIGKLMLELCTQTTLSIMIYNIYTITDTFYVSKGIGSVASGAIGIFSPVLLLVNGVSSTLGTGGASIISRRLGERNPAGGKKVVGCMMWLWVLCSLTITITGLAFLEPLLELLGSTSEIYPYAVEYGRIMLIGTIISTGFSGIMRAEGDIFYSTLQWCCPVMINLLLDPLFIYGFHMGISGAAVATLIAQLFSAVNSIYYFFIRKNTPCRVALGDIRWNRQACKEILYIGLPAFLNSLGNSLTGMVGNQILGQVGGTQAIGTYAVISRIQSFLSTPFSGIMQGIQPMLGFDWGRQQRKRVKRTVAYAILGGAVYGGVIAVCVYCGAGGIVKLFSVDSEITSIGKTALQIICFSLVIGGIMPVIQAYFLALGYGKKVLFLSLESIFAIRLPLLLIAWRLDNLDIIWWILVLTEWLIAGLAVYNYKIVRKER; the protein is encoded by the coding sequence ATGGCAGAGGAACAAGTTAAAAATAGGCTGGAACAAGATTCTATTGGAAAACTCATGCTGGAACTATGCACACAGACAACGCTTTCCATTATGATTTATAATATCTATACCATTACAGATACGTTTTATGTATCAAAGGGAATAGGAAGTGTGGCAAGCGGCGCTATTGGGATTTTTTCGCCGGTTTTACTCTTAGTGAATGGCGTTAGTTCCACTTTGGGAACGGGGGGAGCCTCCATCATATCCCGCAGGCTGGGCGAGAGAAATCCGGCTGGTGGAAAAAAAGTAGTAGGCTGCATGATGTGGCTTTGGGTTCTGTGTTCCTTGACAATTACGATCACAGGACTTGCTTTTTTAGAACCGTTATTGGAATTATTAGGCAGTACCTCTGAAATTTATCCATATGCAGTAGAATATGGGCGGATCATGTTGATAGGTACTATCATTAGCACAGGGTTCTCTGGTATTATGCGGGCAGAAGGGGATATTTTCTATTCTACGTTACAATGGTGCTGTCCCGTAATGATTAACCTGCTCTTAGACCCGCTGTTTATATATGGTTTTCATATGGGGATTTCCGGTGCCGCAGTAGCAACTTTAATTGCACAGCTTTTTTCTGCTGTAAACAGTATTTATTACTTTTTTATTCGGAAAAATACTCCATGCCGGGTAGCATTGGGCGATATTAGGTGGAACAGGCAGGCATGTAAAGAAATATTATATATTGGGTTGCCTGCTTTTCTCAATAGCCTCGGAAACAGTTTGACGGGTATGGTTGGAAACCAGATATTAGGACAAGTAGGAGGCACACAGGCAATCGGCACCTATGCAGTTATATCAAGAATACAATCCTTTCTTTCTACGCCGTTCTCTGGCATTATGCAGGGGATTCAACCTATGCTTGGTTTTGATTGGGGTCGTCAACAGAGAAAAAGAGTAAAAAGGACAGTGGCCTATGCAATATTAGGTGGAGCTGTATATGGAGGCGTTATTGCAGTATGCGTATATTGTGGAGCGGGTGGCATTGTAAAATTATTTTCTGTAGATTCTGAAATTACCAGTATAGGGAAAACGGCATTACAGATCATATGCTTCTCTTTGGTAATTGGAGGCATAATGCCTGTAATTCAGGCTTATTTTCTAGCATTGGGATATGGAAAAAAGGTCTTGTTTTTGTCATTGGAAAGTATTTTTGCCATTCGCTTACCGCTTTTACTGATAGCATGGCGGCTAGACAACCTTGACATTATATGGTGGATACTGGTTTTAACGGAATGGCTGATTGCAGGATTGGCCGTATATAACTATAAAATCGTAAGAAAGGAACGGTAA